CTTCTAGTTTGGACTGAGCTTTAACCAGGAGCTGTACCTGTACAGGTGCCACAATATCCGATTAGCCTTACAGCAAGGAAGGGGCTGGAGCCTCTGATAAACAATTTCTTATCTTATGGACTAATCCACGAATGCCAATCTAGCTTTAACACCCCAATACtgccagtaaaaaaaaaaaaaaaaaaaaaaaggcagtgaatACAGATTTGTGCAAGATTTGTGAGCTATGAACAAAATAACCAAAGACATCCACTCTGTATTGCAAAACCCATATACCCTTATACCCATATACCTAACAACACTatctgaaaaagatttttatttcacaatattGGATCTTAAAGATGCCTTCTTTTGTATAAGCCTGGAGCCTGATAGCCAGACTACATTTGCTTTTGAACGGGAAAATCCcacaacaggaaaaatgacTCAAATACGTTGGACTGTACTACCACAAGAACTCAAGAATAGCCCCACATTATTTGGGACCACCTTAGGGGCAGATTTAAATAATTGGCAAAGCAAGAATGAAGGAACACACTTTGGTGCTGATGCCACGGTAGATAGTCTGAAACGCTTTTCAGTTTGGACCAAAAATTCAAACTATAGCAAACCAAAAAATGTCCTGTATGCTGTGCTAACAACCCCAAGATTCAGCCAAAACAACCACgagacaagaaaaagaatgaagtctGGGGTgcaaaagctgggaaaaaacaagAGCACCTTGAAGAAAGTGGGGAGACCTGCAGCTTGTGTAGTCTTTCTACAGGTTACGAGCCTTCGGAGGCCCGGGTAAGACTGTTTGTGCTAGAATTACAAAAACACACTTTATAGGGTGTTTCTCACACACAACAACAATAACAGCTCTCAGGACTGAAGTTCATGGTCAGACTAGCATGCCTCTGGAGTAGTGAATCTCCTTGTAAGGAGAAGGCTTCCACGGGCCTTGTCCCCATCGCATCATATACCAGCTGCAGGCTAGCTGAAATATAGAGGTCCCTCTTTCCCCTGTCACTACACTATATAATAGCctagtgggtagtattggtgatagaaggatggttggactagatgatcttgtaggtcgTTTCCagccttgtgtttctatgattctatgattctacagtCTTAGGAGACGTCCACTTGTGATTGCAGCCTGGCAATTCCCCCAGGCTACCTAGGCatgggctggtgctggcaggtTAACTGAATAGCTGGTGTAGCTGAATAcctctatgaagaaaggctggagGAGCTCCTCGACCAGTACTGGGGAGTTGGGAAGATTTTAGCGTACCTAGTTCCTCACATGAAACTGTTTTAGGAAACAGCAGAGAAGGGACGGGACAATAAGTTGAGACTGGGGACAGGTACAACCTTACCCATCCATGTTGTCCTCCCTGGGCTCTGGGCTTcttccaagaagaaaacaaaggattgAGCCCAGTCAGATCTCACCAACAGTTGCTTCAAGTGGTTTTCCAGGAGCAGGGTGGTCGATGGAGGTCAAAGCTCTGGAGCACACCATGCATATCTGTTCCTACATTCAGGTGAGGGGCAGCCAACCACCTGCTCAACAACTCTGCTGATACTTAACTGCTTCTCTTAAATTCTTACTTTGCTTTCTAAACTGGCATTTGAAGCAGCACAGGTCTCCTGATATATTGACCATTGTTTAAACTAGAGAAACCTTTCATTAATACATTGTAAGCATGAAGTTTCCTACATAGCAGAGACTGTTAAATTTTTTCCCTTGCCTGgggtcctgcagagctgcactgggCAGTAAGTTTTCTTGCTGAACTCTGCCAACTCCTATGCAGTTGTAAATACTTAAAAGCAGCTAAAGTACTGTTCAATCCTAGCAGTCATTCTGGGGCATAGTTTTCCAAGAAATGAATCTACTGTAGGCATGCCTATAGAAATGTCTTGAATTTTGTCTTGGGCTGTCTGTTTTTGGAGGAAGCCAAGTCTGTAAAATGGTGGTATGCATCGTGTCAGTGTCTCCAGACACTACTGCTGTGCTTTTGTCTTTGtctctttaatattttggtTGGAAACCCAGATGTGCTTGGtgggtgtggttttttttgcttttttttttttttgaaacccCAGCTGCTTACAGAATGTTATTTATTCTTAAGCTCTGGACACAGCAATGGACTTGCCTTTAAGCACCCAGTCACCCAGTACTTGGGAAAGATGACCCTAAGCCCCAGGTCCTTTGCAGGAGGGCTCAAGCCAGTCATTTCCCAGACCATGCTGATGCAAGTatctgttctgctttgcattttttttgacaAACTGCATGAAATTTATCTTGGCCCAATCTTCAAGTTTATTAAAGTCCCTTGGAACCAAATATCTTACTTTTGTCTCTCTACCCTCCACCTAACTTAGCGTCTATCACACAAGCTATGGGAACATTCTGTCTTGTCATCCAGGTTATTACTGAAAACACCAAATTATACCAAGTATTAGGCCCTGGgaatttcttctcctttatgAGTGTCCACAGACATTGAGTTGTTAACTGCAGTGCTTTGACCCCATGCTACAGCCAATTTTCAAACATCTAATGGCCTGCTGATCCTGCCCATACTCCCTCAGATCCCAAACGAAAATGCTGTGGAAGATTGTTCCAAAAATGTTACTAATTGCAAAGTGTAGTGCACTCTTCCCTTGCGCACACAGATTTTCTCTGATCTATAATTCTGTGCTAATCACCAGTATCTAGACATCAGCATTTATTTGTTGCCCTCCACCCATTATCAACAGTTAATTGTACCCCTTTTATTTCTGACAGTTGCTCAGTGACAGTTGCTCACTGATTCTTGGACACTTCACAGTCCTCCCAAGCTACATTTTCCAGTGTGTCACTCTgtattagaaattatttccttttatctaATTTGCTGCAGCAAATAACATCGTATTGTATTTCCCACAATGTACACTCAGCAAAGATAATGCCTCTCCTCTTAATATTTTAGGTGTGCAAGAAGGAATTTCAGGTTTTCAGCCTTCTCTTTGAGACAGGCACCTGCAATTGTATGTGCCTTCCTATAAGAGAATACTTCTTAGACTTCTGATAGTtactgttgctttcttttgtgttttttattattttttcccttattttccaCTTCTTATTCCCTGATGTTCTGTACTAAAAGCTAGGCATAAAATACACAATGAGATTATACCAGTCCTGACTACAGCGGAAGATCTTCTTCATCTGTGATGCAGATACAATCATTGTATACTCACTACACATATCGTGTTTTATCCTTAATACCTAATAAAATAGTTGGTTCATTGTCAAGTTATAAATACATAACTTCAGGTTATAGGTATAACCTAAAGATACAGATCTACTCAGGTACTAGTCAACTACTATTGCCcaatatttataaaactgatatatttttttccaagtgaattTCACATTTGGGAAGACAGTGTCTCCaatttataagatttttttcacttcatgaCCTGTACCACATCATTCTAGCATTTATTAGTTTGTTGACACCCATAACACCTCTAGTTGTGCACTGTAGACTATAATTCAaatcaataataaaattataccAGGCCTAGGATAGACCCTTGCAGGAGTCTTTTTgacacagcattttaatttcataaatgaTAATCATAAGtattcaaatataaatttgTACCCACTGCATGTACGTGCTTGCTTTGTATTAGACAAAGTTGTCCTGATTAGTAGTTTCACTTATAATATTTTTTGTGCTTACAAAAACTTCCAAAATTGAGTAAAATTGAAATGGAGGGAAAATCTGTAATATATTAGGCAGTGATTGAGAAATATTCCATCCTCTACTGAGAATCTTTCTAAAGTTAATTTTGGAGCAGAGCAGGTTTATATCTTCCTCGAATTTGGCTGACCTGGTAACTAGTACAACTCGATGTCAATGAGTTATTCCTATCCCAAGGTATGTAGCCCCGCAGCTTAGCTCTTGCCCATGCTCTTTAGGGATCGTAAGAGTAAGAGTGGTCAACTAGGTAAGGAACAGAACTGAGTATTATCACAGGTGAGCTTCCTATTTCCCTTCACTCAGCATGAAAGGTTAAAACTACCTTTGATATCTTACATAATGGCACCTAAGAACATGCACAACCTCACTGCCACTGAAGAGGTAAGAATTAGATTTTCTATATTGATGACCTAGTTTCGGTTTACATCTCTGACAccaaaattaatatttgcaaTGTGActcacacacaaacacacaaaaaggcaCTGTTTTGTGCATCTGGGAAAATAGCATCAGGCATAGTCTcagctaccttttttttttccccctctccaggCACTTAATGAGAGCTATGAATAGGGTTACATTTCCACACTTTTGTATATAGGCCCCtagtattttttcttgcctttatttacctgcttcatctttttcttctgcttaaaacaagacaaaagtattaatagtaattttCAGTGTCCGTGAAGGGaggatagaaataaaatgtggttATGTGAGGATTTCTGTTCCACAGGCTTTCAAAAGTCAAAAAGGACACATTGATGACTTACTGTTGTTTTCCAGGCAGACAAGGAGATTTTGGGGCTTTGTTCATGAAAAGATACaaccttgttttattttctgtttagcaAATATTCAGCAATGATGGCAGATAGGGGAGTCACCTCTCCCTAGACTGGctttgttgattttcttttgtctacTCACATGAAAGATAGAGGTGCTGAgtaggagaaaaacagaacctGCACTAGACCCCTGTTAGATATTCCAATCACCTTATTTTTTCTGAGTTATTGCCTTTCTTGTACCAACCTTTTGATCAACTGTGGATGaggggcttttgttttgttttgatttgtattGTTATCTAATGTGGCAGTTTGCTGAGACTCCAACTGAGCTTAACAAATCCTACAGCCATGGACAACATGACCACAAAGCCAAACCAGAGTAGTAGCTACTTTTATTTCACAACCAGAAGTTACAAGTGGTAGGAGTATAATTCAGCATTAATCTGCATATAAATTTCACAGCTTAACCTGGATAAGTGCTGTTTGCAAACTAGTACTGGGGGAGGCGATCATTGCTGTCCACTCGGCACTGGTGAGACCTTTCTGGAGAGCTGCATCtggttctgggctccctggtgcAACAGAGACATGAACATAACTGGAGTGAGAACATTTGTGAATGGTCACAAATATGAGAAAGAGATAGGAGGAGCATCTGTCATACAAGGAGACGCTGAAAGAGCTGACTGCTCAGCATGGAGGAGAGATGTTTCAGGGAGATTTTACCCATGTGTAGACACCCGATGGGGAAGTAAAGGAGACAGAAACAAACTCTTCTCAGGCTGCTCAGTGGCAGGATGGGAGGCAATTGGTACAAACTGAAATGTAAGATATTCTACTTAAACagtaaaaagatttatttatttatttgtttgtttgtttgttttactgtgaaggtggtcAAATGTtggaccaggctgcccagagaagttatAGTGTCTTCCTGCTCCAGCTGACCATGCTTTGACCTTGGGGTTCGGACTAGATAATCTTCAGAGACACTTTCCAAACTTCATCTGAACTGTCATTTCACAATCACTGTGGTCTTACAAATCATTGTTGTTATCCTCAAGTGCATCGCTGACAGCAATCCTGCCTTGCTGAACCTAAGCAAAGATGAAAACTACTATGGAGATAGCCAGATTCTCCTATGATGGAGAGATTGTGTTAGGAACATTACCTTCATATTCCAACTTTTAAGAACTCAGCAAGATGATGGTCCtcaaagttattttcctttctgcatatATTTATGAGTTCACTTTCTTAGAATTTCTTTGTCTTACTTTGAGTGTAGCAGTGGCCAGAATTGTTCCTGAACtcaaggattaaaaaatattgtggCAATGTACATATgttgaagaaagaaagcagcagtggcTATCCTACCACTCCACAGCTGCAAAAGAACTTTCTTACATTCACTTTCTTAGAGATGGCTCACAGTGTTTTTCCAAGTGTCTGGACTGGACCATTGACCATGGGTCAGTTCTTTCTTGTATATCTTTAGAACTATATTTCTTGGCTTATACCAAatggaaattcattttttgtaaCCTTCTAAGCTGTTATATCAATTCAGGTAGTAAACTAGACGGCAAGATACTTTTATTAGGACCCATGATGCCCTAACATCCaatgatgtatttttgttaGCTTTATTGAGATATATGTAAAGGACAGGTCACTTTATCACTGATAGCTCTTTAACATCTTAACTCTTCCTCAGTATATAAATTTTGCAATTGCTGAAATAGCATGTCAAGAAATTTGCAGAAACTTGACTAATGTCTCTTGatctttttatgtttgtttttgttattaattttgGGTGCTCACCTAAATGTGTGCAAAAACATCCTTTGTCAACAGAATGGGatacttaaattaaaatatcattatttgTCTTTGTCTTCACCATGCTAAGAACAGTAAATATCATTAGTGTAGCCTTTCAGCTATATTTGGCTAATCGTCTTATCCAGATTGCTTCCCTGTAGTCTGTAAATCCAATCTGTCTCTATCTGTCTAATGTCTAACTAATCTGCTTTTCCTCCAAGTGGAGCCTATGTCCTGATAagggaaaaatcaaacaaacaaaactttctttGTTATACAGTTGTAGGAATGACTTCTTATataggaattatttttgttttgaagatcCTTACATTGGACCTCTCTGCATTGGCATTTTGTAGTACCTTCTGTAATCTACATTAATACCTCTACTAATACCTCTACTAGTAGGCAAGGAAGGAAGTCAGCATACATTGCATGATTATGGTTGGAATTTAAGTTCTGTTTTCAGGGAGTAAGGCTATGTTATGTAAGGAGACAAAAGAGATTGGTTagaggtgctgagcaggaggaaaacagaaccTGCATTTGAGCAGGATGCttggaagggagaaagagaaaaaggagaattttCAATCTTTGCTGTTTGGTTGAAATTTGGTATAAAATGAGTAacatttaaataactgtttctTCACATGGAAACTgtaaaaaaatcatcatcatcaatcATCATCATCAATCATTACCATCAatcattatcatcattatcTCACtcaaaaacttctgtttcaagTAATATTGCTTGGCCATAAGAAATTTTTCTATGagtttgaaaaactgttttctgttccatACTCATTGATTTGCTAAGTTAAGTGCTGagatgattattttctttatctttttctctcatctgtAAAACACCTGGGGCAATAACCATGCTATTTGTGAAGTAGATTTTGATTAGTCTCTAGAAACTGAGAATTGCTATTTTGGTTCAGTGTTGCATTTAACAACTATATCCAGAAAAGCTTGTCAGCTCCAGTAAACTTGTCAGAGCTGCCGACAAATTGGTTTTATCTAATTAACTGAAAATTTTCACATCTACAtgcaggggagggaaaaaaaatgtaaaaaacaactCACTTTTTCACACCACCTAAATCTCTAGAGGCCTACCCTTTaaaacttctgcagaaatagTTGGTAAGACCAAGAAAATTGTCAGCTCTCAGAAGTAGGCCAAGGATAAGGCTTTGGGTGGAACAGGGCAGGTTTGATGGTTGAGGAGCAGAATAAAGTATAAAGGATGCTGACACTTAATGCTGGAGGCCAACTGCCAAGAGTTCATGTGTCTCAAAAAAACAGGGAGCAGCAAAGAACTTGAGAAGTACAACTCCAAATAGTCAGCACCAGGaggagagaaataattttaaaaaattaaccCGGACCCGTCTAGAACTAAAACCGGGAGAAATCCAAAAATCTGCTCCTTGCAATCCCCAAACCGGGACCTTCTTCACCATCTTCCCTTACCAAAGCCGAGGCGATCTTGTTCCTTGAGGTCTTGGCTCGGGGCAGGCGCTGCCATCCCGATCCGCCGGCATCCTGCGTGGGGGGAGCCCGGCCAGAGCCGCTCCTTAGGGAGCAAACCCCAGAGCTGCCCTACCGCCTCTCTCCGCCTCCTGTCTCCATCCCTAACCTACAGCCCATTtaaggggagagggaggacaTTGTCTTCTGGTGCTCTGAGGACACATTTGCAAAGAGCGAGCTTGGAGAGAAGCGTGCTCCAAGGTGCGGAGGTGAGGGATGGAGCTGGAGCAACACCCGTGCCTGGGGCTGCCCaaccccagctgctcccagcgTCCTGGCCAGTTTGCGTGTACCAAGCCTGACTTGTAGAGATCTAGCCCTAAATCGTCCGAGCTACAGATTAAGGTACATTAAGCACCCTCCAGCCTTGTTCCCAGAAGTGTGCGTTACATTAAGCAGATCCGAATACCTGACAACCCTGGCTCTGCCTTCTGTGTCACTTACAGCCTGATTCAGCTGCATGGACATCTTCATTCCACCAATCTGGAAAATTATCACAGTGCCTTCATCTTACTACTCGCAACAACCTTTTTGCCTCCATGAAACTTTTTCCTATTATTCATTTAGATTACCAGCCTGAGATcccaaaagctgtgttttctgtggatTTGCTCTGGTTGCTTCTCTGGGAACGACATCACGTTCACAAGAAAAGAGTGGCAGATTTCACAGCCCAATTCAAGGTGCCATTCAGTCTGGCTTTTACAGTAAGGTACTGAAAAGCctaattttcccctttctctgcgTTTACCTCCCTCTCCTCACTTTCAATGTATTTATTAGCTGGCATAGATGCAGACACAGCAATTAAATATAGAACTAAATCAGAATATGACAAGTGAAGATGACACTCTAGCTACTCTAATGTATCTCATTTCTCCCTGACGTTGTAATATACCTCATTTCAACCAAAACTACACACTGTTCAGAAAAATTTAATGGTATCTTCAATATTTGATCAATAAAACTAAATATCAGGGCCTTTTCTAGCATTTTACTTGACTTTTAGAGTCTCAAATTCATAAGTGCTGGAAGAAATGCTTCTCTGCTGAAATAGCACACTGACGTTTTGCATGGCTCATATTTACAAAGTATGGGGCAAAACATTAGGTTTGGTCTTAATTTGATCTTTTCAGTGAAGGAGTCTTCTGATTAAATCCAAAAACACTGACAACAATCCGTAGTGCtccttaaaattaataaatagctaaaaaaaaaaaagaagaagaaaaaaagaaaaattattttctgccatCACTTTGTAAGatttaataattaaatgaaaatcaaagctGATTCTTATTTATGAGGAttatcaggaaaatatttaactattaTGAGGATTTGTAAGAAAACTTAAATTGAcgattattttcctttgcctttaAAGAAGAGAGTGTCAGGTTTTCTGagtactgtggaaaaaaaaaaagagtctatATGCAAACATttgtaagtaaaataaagtCTGATTCattctgctcacagaggccagatttccattttattgtatttatttgggGATAAGCGAGGCTTCAGCTTGCTCCATTAATGTTTAAGAAGCGTGTGATACTTATTTGTGTATCTATACCTGTTTGACTTTTTTACCCTGCAAATCTGTTTACTTAAGATACAATAAGATACAATAAGATAAGATTTACAATAAGATATTAACAGCTTCGTTTTTATAAACACAAACTGTTTTCTGccccaattaaaaaaattaaaataaaaaaaataaaaaaataaaaatcctgccATTCATTTACAGCACACCACAAAAGACATCGAGCCATGACAAGTTCCAGACACTTCTAAGTAGTATATATATTCTTCTGAAGGTCTCTTATCTTCCTCAAACATGAAATTCTGTGGAAATACAGTATTCTTAATAGTTTAAGATGTGGTTAAGGGAGCCGATTCTTTATCCATATTCAAAGCTCAGCCATGAAATTGTGTTACTTCCTTCTCTTCAAAATCAATTTATGACAAAAGTATTGAAGCTGCCCCCTCGGTACCTGTCCTAATCTGGAGAAAAGCCCCTAAAGAACACCCCAGCATTACGGGGGAGGTTTTTTAACTaggggttttattttaatttagaaggaaaaacaaaagttcGCCTTCCCCGGGGTCTCCCTAGCTGCAGGACGGGAGGTTAAACGCATCTTTTTTCCCTCATCGTGGGTGTCTACAGCGAGAAACTCCCCCGAATGAAACTTCACACTCTTCTCTTTACTCCCCGAAGAAACGGGGGTGGTTTGGCAGCAGGCATTTTCCAAAAATTATGAATTTATAACTCCGAAGAAACACAGACTCGGAGGACGAAAAGCTCTTCCTGGCTAACAGTTAGGCGGGCTCTGCAAAGCACCAATCACAGATCACCGCTTCGCTATAAATTCAGGCATCGGGGTTACTGTAGCCCAATTACTTTCTTTTGATTAGGAAGAAGTCTCGGCAGCGATGTCGGAGACCGCTCCCGCCGCCGCGCCCGCTGTCGCGGCCCCCGCCGCCAAGGCCGCCGGCAAGAAGCCGAAGAAGGCGGCGGGCGGCTCCAGGGCGCGCAGGCCCGCGGGCCCCAGCGTCACCGAGCTGATCACCAAGGCCGTGGCCGCCTCCAAGGAGCGCAAGGGGCTCTCCCTCGCCGCGCTCAAGAAGGCGCTGGCCGCCGGCGGCTACGACGTGGAGAAGAACAACAGCCGCATCAAGCTGGGGCTCAAGAGCCTCGTCGGCAAGGGCACCCTGGTGCAGACCAAGGGCACCGGCGCCTCCGGCTCCTTCCGCCTCAGCAAGAAGCCCGGCGAGGTGAAGGAGAAGGCGCCCAAGAAGCGGGCGGCCGCGGCCAAGCCCAAGAAGCCGGCGGCCAAGAAGCCCGCCGGCGCCGCCAAGAAGCCCAAGAAGCCGGCGGTGAAGAAGAGCCCCAAGAAAGCCAAGAAGCCGGCGGCTGCTGCCACCAAGAAGGCTGCCAAGAGCCCCAAGAAGGCGACCAAGGCTGCCAAGCCCAAAAAGGCAGCGGCAGCAAAGAGCCCAGCCAAGGCAAAGGCAGTTAAACCCAAAGCTGCCAAGGCCAAGGCGGCCAAGCCGAAAGCAGCCAAGGCGAAGAAGGCGGCGCCCAAAAAGTGAAGTATTGAAGTGGAAATACTTAAAACCAACGGCTCTTTTAAGAGCCACCCACTACTGTCCGAAAAAGGGCTGATACACTCGGTCATCGTGCTCCGCGCCCGCAGCGGTGCTGACCACACGCAATTATCCGTGCGGGACGGAGCGTTCGGCTGTGGGAAGGACGGGACGCCGAGCTTCCGGCCGTGGAGacttgggaaaaataaagtttgcgATCCCTTggaaaaagctttctgcaggctgGCTTTTTTGAGCACCGCAAGGGGGTGCCTTTGTTAAAGGGACCGGTTAGGGCGGGTGTCGCTGTGGGGCGCGCAGGTTTCTCTCGGTGCTTTAACCGGCACAGCGCGGTTCCTAACAGCAGCTCCTGCCGCACCTTTTAGGGACCGTAGCCGTCGGCACGGCTCCCCCGCGTCCTTGGCAATGACCTTTCCGCTCGGCAGCGCCGTCAAGGGTCGGCGGGGCGCCTCCTAATTTCTGCCTGACCTCACAGCACCGCTTCTAGAGCAGGAGCTGCCGCCTGTCCTCCCCGCAGCACGGGCGCAGGGGCTCTGCCGGGAACTGTCCGAGCCGCGCCGGGGGATCTGGAGCCGCAGCCCGGGCGGAGCGGCGCGGGGCTCCCCGCGGCTGCCGGGGCTCAGCCTCGGGCCTCTTCTGATTGGCTGAGGGGGGGAGCCGCGGCCGCTGATTGGTCGTCTGGGAGAATTCGAAAAGCCCGCGCTGCTGCCGGCAGACGGA
This is a stretch of genomic DNA from Cygnus atratus isolate AKBS03 ecotype Queensland, Australia chromosome 1, CAtr_DNAZoo_HiC_assembly, whole genome shotgun sequence. It encodes these proteins:
- the LOC118250593 gene encoding histone H1.10; the protein is MSETAPAAAPAVAAPAAKAAGKKPKKAAGGSRARRPAGPSVTELITKAVAASKERKGLSLAALKKALAAGGYDVEKNNSRIKLGLKSLVGKGTLVQTKGTGASGSFRLSKKPGEVKEKAPKKRAAAAKPKKPAAKKPAGAAKKPKKPAVKKSPKKAKKPAAAATKKAAKSPKKATKAAKPKKAAAAKSPAKAKAVKPKAAKAKAAKPKAAKAKKAAPKK